The following are from one region of the Pseudobdellovibrionaceae bacterium genome:
- the deoC gene encoding deoxyribose-phosphate aldolase yields the protein MNTIQAKKASSQEIASKIDHTLLKPEASQKQILNLCREAIDYGFYSVCIPPCFVKRAVTFFKTTKPTPVNPPKICTVIGFPLGYNSTKIKVAETLQALNDGAVEIDMVINISALKNQEFQYVEEEIKNILSVLEKHNKDNVLKVIIETALLTEQEITQATKIIQNTKAHYIKTSTGFSTRGACIEDIKIIKAARAYDKSRLRIKASGGIKSFTQAKEYLKMGVDRLGLSSGVEIIKEISQ from the coding sequence ATGAATACTATACAAGCAAAGAAAGCCTCCTCCCAAGAAATAGCTAGCAAAATAGACCACACACTTTTAAAGCCCGAGGCTAGCCAAAAACAAATTTTAAATCTGTGCCGCGAGGCCATAGACTACGGTTTTTATTCGGTCTGCATTCCTCCTTGTTTTGTAAAGCGCGCTGTTACTTTTTTTAAAACCACTAAACCCACCCCAGTTAATCCTCCAAAAATTTGCACCGTAATTGGATTTCCCCTTGGTTATAACTCCACAAAAATAAAAGTCGCCGAAACCCTACAAGCCTTAAATGATGGTGCTGTAGAAATTGACATGGTTATTAATATTTCTGCTTTAAAAAATCAAGAATTTCAATATGTAGAAGAAGAAATTAAAAATATTTTATCTGTGTTAGAAAAACACAACAAAGACAATGTCCTTAAAGTCATTATAGAAACGGCCCTTTTAACAGAGCAAGAAATTACTCAAGCCACAAAAATTATACAAAACACAAAGGCTCACTATATAAAAACTTCCACGGGTTTTTCCACTAGAGGGGCCTGCATAGAAGATATAAAAATCATAAAGGCTGCCCGCGCCTATGATAAAAGCCGACTACGCATAAAAGCCAGTGGCGGCATTAAAAGCTTTACTCAGGCAAAAGAATATTTAAAAATGGGAGTGGACCGACTGGGGCTTAGCTCTGGGGTAGAAATTATAAAAGAAATTTCTCAATAG
- a CDS encoding Rne/Rng family ribonuclease: protein MNRLVINRKASTEQVAFVQGNTLKQFWFHYLKEPLFVGSIYKGTVNRVVKSIRSAFVDFGMDKPGFLYEKDVQEIRENQDLNNPLNIESVLSPGDNLMLQVRKAAIGNKAMRLSTHITLAGAYLVFIPRAVTKAVKFSRKFVNEEKKTQLTQWFEDLNEEASVIFRTAAEFVSLEELERDLLHLKNTWENLQNNFSSVAKGSCLVQAQHMETYLRDLLVHPIDEIIVNNEDSFNSLNQILKNSFPFLQSTLKLQLTDNLFSSVGISKSVQQLFNKKVWLKSGAYLVIEETEMGISIDVNTGTNTTSKHSPEEFVFQINKEAATEAVSQIILRACGGLIFIDFIDMEQEEHKLQLLEHLQNAFKVDQSYTRCYPVSDLGIIEISRKRKGPSLLSRASEKCTSCSGKGFMLKEDFLY, encoded by the coding sequence ATGAATAGGTTGGTCATTAACAGAAAGGCTAGTACAGAACAGGTGGCGTTTGTACAGGGCAACACACTGAAACAGTTTTGGTTTCATTATCTTAAAGAGCCATTGTTTGTGGGCTCTATTTATAAAGGTACAGTAAACAGAGTAGTAAAAAGTATTCGCTCTGCTTTTGTAGATTTTGGCATGGATAAGCCAGGCTTTTTGTACGAAAAAGATGTGCAAGAAATTAGAGAAAATCAAGATTTAAACAACCCTCTTAATATTGAAAGCGTTCTTAGCCCAGGGGATAACTTAATGCTGCAGGTTCGCAAGGCGGCTATTGGAAATAAGGCTATGCGATTAAGCACGCACATTACTTTAGCGGGGGCGTATTTGGTATTTATTCCTAGGGCGGTAACTAAAGCCGTTAAGTTTTCGCGCAAATTTGTTAACGAAGAAAAAAAAACGCAACTTACTCAATGGTTTGAAGACTTAAACGAAGAGGCCTCTGTAATTTTTAGAACGGCTGCAGAGTTTGTTTCTTTAGAGGAGTTAGAGCGAGATTTATTGCACTTAAAAAACACATGGGAAAATTTGCAAAATAATTTCTCCTCTGTTGCAAAAGGAAGCTGTCTTGTGCAGGCGCAGCACATGGAAACCTATTTGCGAGACTTGTTAGTACACCCTATTGACGAAATTATTGTTAACAACGAAGACAGCTTTAATAGTCTTAACCAAATACTAAAAAACTCTTTTCCTTTTTTACAAAGTACTTTAAAGCTACAACTAACAGACAATTTATTTTCTAGTGTGGGAATTAGCAAATCAGTGCAGCAATTATTTAACAAAAAAGTATGGTTAAAGTCTGGGGCCTATTTAGTGATTGAAGAAACAGAGATGGGAATTAGCATTGATGTAAACACGGGCACAAATACCACTAGCAAACACAGCCCCGAAGAGTTTGTATTTCAAATTAACAAAGAAGCGGCTACAGAGGCTGTGTCACAAATTATATTGCGCGCCTGCGGCGGTCTCATTTTTATAGACTTTATTGATATGGAACAAGAGGAACATAAGTTACAATTATTAGAACACTTACAAAATGCTTTTAAAGTCGATCAGTCTTACACGCGCTGTTACCCCGTTTCGGATTTGGGAATAATAGAAATTAGTCGTAAGCGCAAGGGGCCCAGTCTTCTATCTAGAGCCAGTGAAAAATGCACTAGCTGTAGCGGAAAGGGATTTATGCTAAAAGAGGATTTTTTGTACTAA
- the asnS gene encoding asparagine--tRNA ligase, whose translation MHTYISDLKNYVGKKVTLKGWVYNSRSSGKIKFLLLRDGTGLCQCIYFKGECQESALQDFSQLTQETTVEVTGVVREEPRSPGGVELGADTLKILHLTKDFPISPKEHGVDFLMNNRHLWVRSKKQTAILRIRAEVTSAIYDFFNGRGFTLADAPIFTPNACEGTSTLFETQYFDEKAYLSQSGQLYMEAMAAALGKAYCFGPTFRAEKSKTRRHLIEFWMVEPEVAFANLKDNMELAEHFVEYIVQRVLKNKKEELKTLERDTSALEKIKAPFPKLHYKEAVEILLKKNPNFKEGDDFGAPDETIISSQFDKPVFVHHYPTAIKAFYMKEEESDPTYSLSCDLLATEGYGEIIGGGQREDRLKVLEKKIKEHDLNPEHLKWYTDLRKYGAFQSAGFGLGLERTVGWICGLPHVRETIAFPRMYGRLYP comes from the coding sequence ATGCATACTTATATTTCAGATTTAAAAAATTATGTAGGAAAAAAAGTAACTCTAAAGGGTTGGGTATATAACTCTCGCTCTTCTGGAAAAATTAAATTTTTGCTGTTAAGAGACGGTACTGGTTTATGCCAATGCATTTACTTTAAAGGCGAGTGTCAAGAAAGCGCTTTACAAGACTTTTCTCAATTAACTCAAGAAACAACAGTGGAGGTTACAGGAGTAGTTCGCGAAGAACCCCGCAGCCCCGGAGGCGTAGAGTTGGGTGCAGACACTTTAAAAATTTTACACCTTACTAAAGATTTTCCCATTTCTCCCAAAGAACATGGTGTAGATTTTTTAATGAATAACCGCCACCTATGGGTGCGGTCTAAAAAACAAACCGCTATTTTACGCATTCGTGCAGAAGTTACCTCTGCTATTTATGATTTTTTTAATGGTCGAGGCTTTACCTTAGCTGATGCTCCTATTTTTACCCCTAATGCTTGCGAGGGAACTAGTACTTTATTTGAAACACAATACTTTGATGAAAAAGCTTACCTGTCGCAAAGCGGGCAGCTTTATATGGAGGCCATGGCCGCCGCCTTAGGCAAAGCTTATTGTTTCGGCCCCACTTTTCGCGCAGAAAAATCAAAAACCCGTCGCCATTTAATTGAGTTTTGGATGGTAGAACCCGAGGTAGCTTTTGCTAACTTAAAAGACAATATGGAACTAGCCGAACACTTTGTAGAATATATTGTGCAAAGGGTTTTAAAAAATAAAAAAGAGGAATTAAAAACCCTAGAAAGAGACACTTCTGCTTTAGAAAAAATAAAAGCCCCTTTTCCAAAACTACATTATAAAGAAGCTGTAGAAATTTTACTAAAAAAGAACCCTAACTTTAAAGAGGGCGACGACTTTGGCGCACCCGACGAAACGATTATTAGTTCTCAATTTGATAAACCTGTTTTTGTACACCACTATCCCACTGCCATTAAGGCGTTTTACATGAAAGAAGAAGAGTCTGACCCTACTTACTCTTTAAGCTGCGACCTTTTAGCTACAGAAGGCTATGGCGAAATTATTGGGGGAGGACAAAGGGAAGATAGACTAAAAGTTTTAGAGAAAAAAATTAAAGAGCATGACTTAAACCCCGAACATTTAAAATGGTACACAGACTTAAGAAAATATGGCGCTTTTCAAAGTGCTGGGTTTGGGCTGGGCTTAGAAAGAACAGTTGGTTGGATTTGTGGGCTACCTCATGTGCGCGAAACCATCGCCTTTCCTAGAATGTACGGAAGGCTTTATCCTTAA
- a CDS encoding thymidine phosphorylase: MFNPVELILKKQSGKHHSDEELSFLINAYAKGLMPDYQFSAWLMSVFFKGMNEQEVSQLITLYKDSSATLKLNSSVAVDKHSTGGVGDKTSLLVAPIVAACGLDVPMITGRGLGHTGGTLDKLDSIEHFNTQISLEEMTSQVKEINVAVIGQTPEICPLDKKIYALRDVTGTVASIPLICASILSKKACEDLKALVLDVKFGSGAFMQNYKDSKRLAIALKKAGEKFGMKITALLTNMNQPLGRFSGNALEVKECFDILNNQTCIEKDYDFYQPTKELSLQLSAHMLSLTLPNTSVEQGYKKCKHALESGLALQKFNALLVAQGCKKTFLPNQLPQAKCHYKITSTEEGFVESINTRSLGFLNIALGAGRKAITDKIDYAVGFEMHCYIGQYVKKGQSLMRLHLNKEEQGKELEEQFRQAFQFSKTEVQEEPLIKEIL; this comes from the coding sequence ATGTTTAACCCTGTAGAATTAATTTTAAAAAAACAATCCGGCAAGCACCACAGCGATGAAGAGTTAAGCTTTTTAATAAACGCTTATGCCAAAGGGCTTATGCCAGACTACCAGTTTAGTGCATGGCTTATGAGTGTTTTTTTTAAAGGAATGAATGAACAAGAGGTTTCTCAATTAATAACCTTGTACAAAGACTCAAGCGCTACTTTAAAATTAAATTCTTCTGTTGCTGTAGACAAACATAGTACCGGTGGGGTGGGTGATAAAACCTCTCTACTTGTTGCGCCCATTGTTGCCGCTTGTGGTTTAGATGTCCCCATGATCACCGGCCGTGGCTTAGGGCATACGGGAGGAACGCTAGATAAGCTAGATAGTATTGAACATTTTAATACGCAAATTTCTTTAGAAGAAATGACCTCGCAAGTAAAAGAAATTAATGTTGCCGTTATTGGGCAAACGCCAGAAATTTGCCCTTTGGATAAAAAAATATACGCACTTCGCGATGTTACAGGAACAGTGGCCTCTATCCCTTTAATTTGTGCAAGCATTTTATCAAAAAAAGCTTGCGAAGATTTAAAAGCTTTAGTTTTAGATGTTAAATTTGGGTCGGGAGCTTTTATGCAAAATTATAAAGACTCTAAAAGGTTAGCTATTGCGCTAAAAAAAGCGGGAGAAAAATTTGGAATGAAAATAACCGCTTTGCTTACCAACATGAACCAGCCCTTAGGTCGGTTTAGCGGTAATGCTTTAGAGGTAAAAGAGTGTTTTGATATTTTAAATAATCAAACTTGCATAGAAAAAGATTATGATTTTTATCAACCCACTAAAGAATTAAGTCTTCAGCTAAGTGCTCATATGCTTTCTTTAACTCTTCCTAACACCTCCGTGGAGCAAGGCTATAAAAAATGCAAGCATGCCCTAGAATCAGGCCTGGCTTTACAAAAATTTAACGCCCTTTTAGTTGCTCAAGGCTGTAAAAAAACCTTTTTGCCCAACCAATTGCCTCAAGCCAAATGCCATTACAAAATAACTAGCACAGAAGAGGGTTTTGTAGAAAGTATTAATACTCGCTCCCTTGGGTTTTTAAATATCGCTTTAGGTGCAGGTAGAAAAGCCATTACGGATAAGATAGACTATGCTGTTGGTTTTGAAATGCATTGTTATATTGGACAATATGTAAAAAAAGGGCAAAGCTTAATGCGGCTACATTTAAATAAAGAAGAACAAGGAAAAGAGCTTGAGGAGCAATTTCGCCAAGCTTTTCAATTTTCAAAAACAGAAGTGCAAGAAGAGCCCTTAATTAAAGAAATTTTATAA